One Gemmatimonadota bacterium DNA window includes the following coding sequences:
- the tkt gene encoding transketolase — MSQSTPTRPAPALERLMIDAVRVLAMDAVQQANSGHPGTPMALAPLGYLTWTRHLRHDPADPTWLDRDRFVLSLGHASMLVYALLHLTGYDLPIEEIVRFRQWGSRTPGHPEFGHTPGVETTTGPLGQGVANSVGMALAERWLADRFNRPGHTIVDHRTWVFCSDGDLMEGISHEAAALAGHQKLGKLIWVFDDNRITIDGSTDLASSSDELARFASYGWHVQRVEDGNDLAAIDAALAAAAAETERPSLIGLRTVIGYGSPNLAGSEKAHGAPLGADEIRATKESLGYPEMEPFWVSPEAREAWGVARSRGAALHRDWSERFARYRTEHPELAAELLRVMAGTLPDGWEDDLDRVGTSSKADATRGHSGRVIQTLAARVPELVGGSADLAGSNKTTIKDAAPLLPDTPSGRNVFYGVREHGMGGIMNGMALHGGIRPFGGTFLIFSDYMRPSIRLASLMELPVVYVFSHDSIGLGEDGPTHQPIEQLVALRAIPGLVDLRPCDGPETAEAWRVAVERKGPSFLALTRQTVPLLDRGAGAASAEGLRRGGYVLIEAEGGAPDAVLIASGSEVDLAVQARATLQSEGIATRVVSLPSWTLFAEQSATYRDQVLPPDVRARVSIEAGSTLGWSRWVGESGTALGLDRFGASAPFEELYAQFGLTADAAVAAVRSCLRTSPAG, encoded by the coding sequence ATGAGCCAGTCCACGCCGACCCGCCCCGCCCCCGCGCTCGAACGCCTCATGATCGACGCCGTCCGGGTGCTCGCCATGGACGCCGTACAGCAGGCCAACTCCGGGCATCCCGGCACGCCGATGGCCCTGGCGCCACTGGGCTATCTGACGTGGACGCGCCATCTGCGGCACGATCCGGCCGATCCGACGTGGCTGGACCGTGACCGTTTCGTGCTGTCGCTCGGGCACGCCTCGATGCTGGTCTACGCCCTGCTCCACCTGACGGGCTACGACCTGCCGATCGAGGAGATCGTGCGCTTCCGGCAGTGGGGCTCGCGCACCCCCGGGCACCCGGAGTTCGGCCACACGCCCGGCGTCGAGACCACGACGGGACCGCTCGGACAGGGCGTCGCCAACTCCGTGGGCATGGCGCTGGCGGAGCGGTGGCTGGCGGACCGCTTCAATCGGCCCGGTCACACCATCGTGGACCATCGGACCTGGGTGTTCTGCTCCGATGGCGACCTGATGGAGGGCATCTCCCACGAGGCCGCCGCGCTCGCCGGGCACCAGAAGCTCGGGAAGCTGATCTGGGTGTTCGACGACAACCGGATCACCATCGACGGATCGACCGATCTGGCCTCGAGCTCGGACGAGCTGGCCCGCTTCGCATCGTACGGATGGCACGTGCAGCGCGTGGAGGACGGCAACGATCTGGCGGCCATCGATGCCGCGCTGGCGGCGGCGGCCGCCGAGACCGAGCGGCCTTCGCTGATCGGTCTGCGCACCGTGATCGGCTACGGCAGCCCCAACCTGGCGGGCTCCGAGAAGGCGCACGGCGCACCGCTCGGCGCCGACGAGATCCGGGCCACGAAGGAGAGCCTGGGCTACCCGGAGATGGAGCCCTTCTGGGTCTCTCCCGAGGCGCGGGAGGCGTGGGGTGTGGCCCGGAGCCGGGGCGCGGCCCTGCACCGCGACTGGAGCGAGCGCTTCGCCCGCTACCGGACGGAGCATCCGGAGCTGGCGGCGGAGCTGCTACGCGTGATGGCGGGCACGCTGCCCGACGGTTGGGAGGACGACCTCGATCGCGTCGGCACCTCGTCCAAGGCGGATGCCACGCGCGGCCACTCCGGCCGGGTCATCCAGACCCTGGCGGCGCGCGTGCCCGAGCTGGTGGGTGGCTCCGCCGACCTGGCCGGCTCCAACAAGACCACCATCAAGGACGCCGCTCCCCTGCTGCCCGACACCCCGTCCGGTCGCAACGTCTTCTACGGCGTACGCGAGCACGGCATGGGGGGCATCATGAACGGGATGGCCCTGCACGGGGGGATCCGTCCCTTCGGCGGGACCTTCCTGATCTTCTCCGACTACATGCGGCCGTCCATCCGGTTGGCGTCCCTGATGGAGCTGCCGGTCGTGTACGTCTTCTCGCACGACTCGATCGGGTTGGGTGAGGACGGCCCCACCCATCAGCCCATCGAACAGCTGGTGGCGCTGCGGGCCATCCCCGGGCTCGTGGACCTCAGGCCGTGTGACGGCCCGGAGACCGCCGAGGCCTGGCGGGTGGCCGTGGAGCGGAAGGGTCCGTCCTTCCTGGCGCTCACGCGTCAGACGGTCCCCCTGCTCGATCGAGGAGCGGGCGCCGCGAGCGCGGAGGGGCTACGCCGGGGCGGATATGTGCTGATCGAGGCCGAAGGCGGCGCGCCCGACGCGGTGCTGATCGCCAGCGGGTCCGAGGTCGATCTGGCGGTGCAGGCGCGGGCGACGCTGCAGTCGGAGGGGATCGCCACCCGGGTGGTCTCCCTGCCCAGCTGGACGCTCTTCGCGGAGCAGAGCGCGACCTACCGCGACCAGGTCCTGCCGCCCGACGTACGGGCCCGGGTGTCCATCGAGGCGGGATCTACGTTGGGCTGGAGCCGCTGGGTGGGCGAGTCCGGTACGGCGCTGGGCCTGGACCGCTTCGGGGCTTCGGCGCCGTTCGAGGAGCTCTACGCGCAGTTCGGCCTCACGGCCGACGCCGCCGTGGCCGCCGTCCGCTCCTGTCTGAGGACGTCGCCCGCCGGTTGA
- the ppsA gene encoding phosphoenolpyruvate synthase, which translates to MSQIQDPQASATPGRTATPEAPTDSIPGVRETRSTDKPLTLWFSEVGMGDAGIVGGKASSLGEMYRALVAKGLRVPNGFATTVEAWQVFLDAPVERGTWDGVLEAEHVGRIRLEAQREPTLRAALSRLFRDAPTDDHLEMHGRTALARAFVKATPLPPRVREALAAGYARLTDEYGADVDVAVRSSATREDSTMASFAGQYESFLNICGLERVLEAWKGCAASAFTERAVGYQLSRDMDPLEGALSVVVMKMVRSDLASSGVMFTIDPDSGNPNIIHVSSTYGLGELVVQGSVSPDTVLLWKDALRKGRFPIVHRTLGAKDRKMVYAMQGGTATESVDVEASRRRQWSLRREEVVELGKMALLIEEHYGRPMDIEWAKDGYTGELFIVQARPETVHGEDGHTTLRTYTMDPDLVRSLKKKGQVLATGSAVGTRIASGKVRVYKSYEEVIVRKRALRTQIKEGHAVQDLPAEQHVFDPGDVLVTEMTTPDWEPLMREASLIVTEKGGRTSHAAIVAREFGIPAIVGCEDATKILQPLMEVTGSCAEGETGYVYAGIHPFQVEEVDIGEIGEMQTQVKLNVGFPDKALHDAMLPSDGVGLARLEFILTAQVGIHPLALLYFEELRDYAGGGPLAPELEPYRERLEREGRKELRALVGAIERRTPAYADRREFFVDQVRYGVALICAAFYPRPVLVRLSDLKSNEYRDLLGGRLFEPVEENPMIAWRGASRYLDPAFTPAFDMECDALRFVRQQIGLDNLQLMVPFCRTPEEGRAVVDLLDQRGLSYRAGVPLYLMIELPSNVIEAERFIEEMKLAGGSIGSNDLVQTVYAVSRDDLEGYRHPVDARSPAVKSMIRTAVRAFQEKGLEIGICGQAPSDHPDEIPAFLVEAGITSMSVTPDTLVPVRMAVSQAEQQPRGGNAGTH; encoded by the coding sequence ATGAGCCAGATCCAGGACCCCCAGGCTTCCGCCACGCCCGGTCGTACCGCCACCCCTGAAGCCCCGACCGATTCCATCCCCGGCGTCCGGGAAACACGGTCCACGGACAAGCCCCTCACGCTCTGGTTCTCCGAGGTGGGGATGGGAGATGCGGGGATCGTCGGGGGGAAGGCCTCGTCCCTGGGCGAGATGTACCGGGCCCTCGTGGCCAAGGGGCTCCGGGTCCCCAACGGGTTCGCCACGACGGTGGAGGCCTGGCAGGTCTTCCTGGACGCGCCGGTCGAGCGGGGCACCTGGGACGGCGTGCTGGAGGCCGAGCACGTGGGTCGGATCCGGCTGGAGGCCCAGCGCGAGCCCACGCTGCGCGCGGCGCTCTCCCGGCTGTTCCGGGACGCCCCCACCGACGACCACCTGGAGATGCACGGCCGCACGGCGCTCGCGCGCGCCTTCGTGAAGGCCACGCCTCTGCCACCGCGTGTGCGGGAGGCGTTGGCCGCCGGCTATGCGCGCCTGACCGACGAGTATGGCGCCGACGTGGACGTGGCGGTGCGCTCCTCGGCCACGCGCGAGGACTCCACCATGGCCTCCTTCGCCGGCCAGTACGAGTCCTTCCTCAACATCTGCGGTCTCGAGCGCGTGCTCGAGGCCTGGAAGGGATGCGCCGCGAGCGCGTTCACCGAGCGCGCCGTCGGCTATCAGCTGTCCCGTGACATGGACCCGCTGGAAGGCGCGCTGTCGGTGGTCGTGATGAAGATGGTGCGCTCGGACCTCGCGTCCTCCGGCGTGATGTTCACCATCGACCCCGATTCCGGCAATCCGAACATCATCCACGTCAGCTCCACCTACGGACTGGGCGAGCTGGTGGTCCAGGGCAGCGTCTCGCCGGACACGGTGCTGCTGTGGAAGGATGCGCTGCGCAAGGGCCGCTTCCCCATCGTCCATCGCACCCTGGGCGCCAAGGACCGCAAGATGGTCTACGCGATGCAGGGCGGCACGGCCACCGAGAGCGTGGACGTGGAGGCCAGCCGCCGGCGGCAGTGGTCGCTCAGGCGCGAGGAGGTGGTCGAGCTCGGCAAGATGGCCCTGCTCATCGAGGAGCATTACGGCCGCCCCATGGACATCGAGTGGGCCAAGGACGGCTACACCGGGGAGCTGTTCATCGTGCAGGCCCGCCCGGAGACCGTCCACGGGGAGGACGGGCACACCACGCTGCGCACCTACACCATGGATCCAGACCTGGTGCGCTCGCTCAAGAAGAAGGGCCAGGTGCTGGCCACGGGGAGCGCAGTGGGGACGCGGATCGCCTCCGGCAAGGTGCGCGTGTACAAGAGCTACGAGGAGGTCATCGTCCGCAAGCGGGCCCTGCGCACGCAGATCAAGGAAGGCCACGCGGTCCAGGATCTGCCGGCGGAGCAGCACGTGTTCGATCCCGGCGACGTGCTCGTCACGGAGATGACGACGCCGGATTGGGAGCCGCTCATGCGCGAGGCCTCCCTCATCGTCACCGAGAAGGGCGGCCGGACCTCGCACGCGGCCATCGTGGCCCGCGAGTTCGGGATCCCCGCCATCGTGGGCTGCGAGGACGCGACGAAGATCCTGCAGCCGCTGATGGAGGTGACCGGCTCCTGCGCGGAGGGGGAGACCGGCTATGTGTACGCCGGCATCCATCCGTTCCAGGTGGAGGAGGTGGACATCGGCGAGATCGGGGAGATGCAGACCCAGGTCAAGCTGAACGTGGGGTTCCCCGACAAGGCCCTGCACGACGCCATGCTGCCGAGCGACGGCGTGGGTCTGGCGCGGCTCGAGTTCATCCTCACCGCGCAGGTGGGCATCCATCCGCTCGCGCTGCTCTACTTCGAGGAGCTGCGCGACTATGCCGGCGGCGGGCCGCTGGCGCCCGAGCTCGAGCCCTACCGCGAGCGCCTGGAGCGTGAGGGCCGCAAGGAGCTGCGCGCCCTGGTGGGCGCCATCGAGCGCCGGACGCCGGCGTATGCCGACCGGCGTGAGTTCTTCGTGGATCAGGTGCGCTACGGCGTGGCGTTGATCTGCGCGGCGTTCTATCCCAGGCCCGTGCTCGTGCGCTTGTCCGACCTGAAGTCCAACGAGTACCGCGACCTGCTCGGAGGACGCCTCTTCGAGCCGGTGGAGGAGAACCCGATGATCGCGTGGCGTGGCGCCTCGCGGTATCTCGACCCCGCGTTCACGCCGGCCTTCGACATGGAGTGCGATGCGCTGCGCTTCGTGCGCCAGCAGATCGGGCTGGACAACCTGCAGCTCATGGTGCCCTTCTGCCGCACGCCCGAGGAAGGGCGCGCGGTCGTGGATCTGCTCGACCAGCGAGGTCTGTCCTACCGTGCGGGCGTCCCGCTGTATCTGATGATCGAGCTACCCTCCAACGTGATCGAGGCGGAGCGCTTCATCGAGGAGATGAAGCTGGCAGGTGGATCCATCGGCTCCAACGACCTGGTGCAGACGGTGTATGCCGTCTCCCGTGACGACCTGGAGGGCTATCGCCACCCCGTGGACGCACGCTCCCCCGCGGTCAAGTCGATGATCCGGACCGCGGTGCGTGCGTTCCAGGAGAAGGGTCTGGAGATCGGGATCTGCGGCCAGGCTCCGTCCGACCACCCGGACGAGATCCCGGCGTTCCTGGTGGAGGCGGGGATCACGTCGATGTCGGTCACGCCGGACACGCTCGTACCCGTGCGGATGGCGGTCTCCCAGGCGGAGCAGCAGCCTCGCGGGGGGAACGCCGGCACGCACTGA
- the mscL gene encoding large conductance mechanosensitive channel protein MscL, producing the protein MLKEFKEFALKGNMFDMAVGIIIGAAFTTVVGSLVADIVSPVVGLGVGGFDFTQLFAVLKEGTTPGPYLTMAAAEEAGAVTLNWGKFINEVITFLMVAGATFMLVKGYNAAKRKEEAAPPPPAAPPADVVLLTEIRDLLARTKTPVI; encoded by the coding sequence GTGCTCAAGGAGTTCAAGGAGTTCGCCCTGAAGGGCAACATGTTCGACATGGCGGTCGGCATCATCATCGGCGCCGCGTTCACCACCGTCGTGGGCTCTCTCGTCGCCGACATCGTCAGCCCGGTCGTCGGGCTCGGCGTGGGCGGCTTCGACTTCACCCAGTTGTTCGCCGTACTGAAGGAGGGGACGACCCCCGGTCCCTACCTCACCATGGCGGCCGCCGAGGAGGCGGGCGCCGTGACCCTCAACTGGGGCAAGTTCATCAACGAGGTCATCACCTTCCTGATGGTGGCGGGAGCGACCTTCATGCTCGTGAAGGGCTACAATGCCGCCAAGCGCAAGGAGGAGGCTGCGCCGCCCCCGCCGGCAGCGCCTCCCGCGGACGTCGTCCTGCTCACCGAGATCCGCGATCTCCTGGCGCGGACCAAGACGCCGGTGATCTGA
- a CDS encoding RNA polymerase sigma factor codes for MQDERLPPSPISDDELVQRALASGRGDLRAFDELVRRHQERISANCRYLTGSRDDAPDLTQEVFVKAYFGLRGFEGRAQFGTWLQRIKVNHCLNFMDRRKRERLEALDDVPAAASGPLTVQPEADGELQRQEHRRAIHAVLSEMNDTLRVPLIMCDMDELSYQEIAEALGIGLSAVKMRIKRGREEFRRRYEALQDVHAMAS; via the coding sequence ATGCAGGACGAGCGGCTCCCACCTTCCCCGATCTCCGACGACGAGCTGGTGCAGCGGGCGCTCGCGAGCGGACGCGGCGACCTGCGCGCGTTCGACGAGTTGGTCCGCCGCCACCAGGAGCGGATCTCCGCCAATTGCCGCTACCTCACCGGATCGCGCGACGACGCGCCCGACCTTACCCAGGAGGTGTTCGTCAAAGCCTATTTCGGCCTGCGCGGCTTCGAAGGGCGCGCCCAGTTCGGCACCTGGCTGCAGCGCATCAAGGTCAACCACTGCCTCAACTTCATGGATCGGCGCAAGCGTGAGCGCCTCGAGGCGCTCGACGACGTACCCGCAGCGGCCTCCGGACCGCTGACGGTGCAACCGGAGGCCGACGGAGAGCTGCAGCGGCAGGAGCACCGCAGGGCCATCCACGCCGTGCTGTCGGAGATGAACGACACGCTGCGCGTGCCCTTGATCATGTGTGACATGGACGAATTGTCGTACCAGGAGATCGCCGAGGCGCTGGGCATCGGGCTGTCGGCGGTGAAGATGCGCATCAAGCGCGGCCGCGAGGAATTCCGCCGCCGCTACGAGGCGTTGCAGGACGTGCACGCGATGGCCAGCTGA
- a CDS encoding DUF481 domain-containing protein: MSGLRYGIALAWLAAGMAAPLAAQDERPLGWADQAELTFVMTGGNASASTLGLKNTLLYNWPRATFQLAAGGVRTESGIITRTATGTSTDFDVVEDTNNELTAENYYLRSRYDHQVGSAAYLFGGAGWNRNTFAGIQNRYNFVSGAGRAWVDTEDRRFKTDLGLTYTIQDDVVEDPTSQDSFLGLRAEYDALRRLTETTVFASTLGVDENLNETSDLRADWTNSLTVTMSANLAIKTSLQLLFDNEPSLVEVPLASGTGTVLTPLGKTDSVFTVAVVASF; encoded by the coding sequence ATGTCGGGTCTTCGATACGGAATCGCGCTGGCGTGGCTGGCCGCGGGGATGGCCGCCCCCCTGGCCGCCCAGGACGAACGGCCGCTGGGCTGGGCGGATCAGGCCGAGCTCACGTTCGTGATGACGGGGGGGAACGCCTCGGCCAGCACCCTGGGCCTCAAGAACACCCTGCTCTACAACTGGCCCCGGGCCACCTTCCAGCTCGCGGCGGGGGGTGTACGCACGGAATCGGGGATCATCACGCGGACGGCGACCGGCACGTCGACCGACTTCGACGTCGTCGAGGACACCAACAACGAGTTGACCGCGGAGAACTACTACCTGCGTTCGCGCTATGATCATCAGGTCGGAAGCGCCGCCTACCTGTTCGGAGGCGCGGGCTGGAACCGCAACACGTTCGCCGGGATCCAGAACCGGTACAACTTCGTGAGCGGCGCGGGCCGCGCCTGGGTGGACACGGAGGATCGCCGGTTCAAGACCGATCTCGGCCTCACGTACACCATCCAGGACGACGTGGTCGAGGATCCGACCTCCCAGGACTCGTTCCTCGGCCTGCGGGCGGAGTACGACGCCCTGCGCCGTCTCACGGAGACCACTGTGTTCGCGAGCACGCTGGGCGTGGACGAGAACCTGAACGAGACGTCCGATCTGCGGGCGGATTGGACCAATTCGTTGACCGTCACCATGTCGGCCAACCTCGCCATCAAGACCAGCCTCCAGCTGCTCTTCGACAACGAGCCTTCCCTGGTGGAGGTCCCGCTGGCCTCGGGCACCGGGACGGTCCTGACGCCGCTCGGGAAGACCGATTCCGTCTTCACCGTCGCGGTGGTGGCGAGCTTCTGA
- the rpsN gene encoding 30S ribosomal protein S14 has translation MAKKGKIEKNEKRQELVQRYAERRRALIAIMKDPDATSLEKREAQAKIRKMPRDASPVRVRNRCQFSGRPRAYLRRFGLSRIAFRDNALEGMIPGVRKSSW, from the coding sequence ATGGCCAAGAAAGGCAAGATCGAAAAGAACGAGAAGCGGCAGGAGCTGGTCCAGCGCTACGCGGAGCGCCGGCGGGCCCTGATCGCCATCATGAAGGATCCCGACGCCACCTCGCTGGAGAAGCGCGAGGCCCAGGCCAAGATCCGCAAGATGCCGCGTGACGCCAGCCCCGTGCGCGTCCGCAACCGCTGCCAGTTCTCGGGTCGCCCGCGGGCGTACCTGCGCCGGTTCGGGCTCTCCCGGATCGCGTTCCGGGACAACGCCCTCGAAGGGATGATCCCCGGGGTCCGCAAGTCCAGCTGGTAG
- a CDS encoding helix-turn-helix transcriptional regulator encodes MKDEPELITSPVGDVLAGFRDRLRLAMSVRGITQTELGKRIGVRQATVSQWLSRTNPSEPKADQLLRLPDALGINGHWLLTGRGSMDDTPGDVEAKLEAIRRILDADVARAAGLKRRNEQDLRGPNGGDGRLSPGPNGV; translated from the coding sequence ATGAAGGACGAGCCGGAATTGATCACCTCCCCCGTCGGTGACGTCCTCGCGGGTTTCCGCGATCGCTTGCGCCTGGCGATGAGCGTTCGAGGCATCACGCAGACCGAACTTGGCAAACGCATCGGAGTGCGGCAGGCCACCGTGAGCCAGTGGCTGAGCCGGACCAATCCATCCGAGCCCAAAGCGGACCAGCTGCTGCGCCTCCCCGACGCGCTGGGCATCAACGGCCACTGGTTGTTGACCGGGCGCGGCTCCATGGACGACACGCCCGGAGACGTCGAGGCCAAGCTGGAGGCCATCCGCCGCATCCTCGACGCCGACGTGGCCCGCGCCGCGGGTCTGAAGCGGCGCAACGAACAGGACCTGCGCGGTCCCAACGGCGGCGACGGTCGACTGAGCCCCGGGCCGAACGGCGTCTAG
- a CDS encoding HIT domain-containing protein, whose product MSDDTLFARIVRGEIPADIVHQDDLVTAFRDIHPQAPVHILIVPNHVIPTADDVSEADEAVVGRMVRVAAELARQEGIAEDGYRLLINCRAHGGQEVFHLHLHLVGGRPLGPMLSRAGG is encoded by the coding sequence ATGAGTGACGACACGCTCTTCGCCCGCATCGTCCGCGGGGAGATCCCGGCTGACATCGTCCACCAGGACGACCTCGTGACCGCGTTCCGGGACATCCATCCGCAGGCGCCGGTCCACATCCTGATCGTCCCGAATCATGTGATCCCGACGGCCGACGATGTGTCCGAGGCGGACGAAGCCGTGGTCGGGCGGATGGTGCGGGTGGCGGCGGAGCTCGCGCGGCAGGAGGGGATCGCCGAAGATGGCTACCGCCTGCTCATCAACTGCCGCGCGCACGGGGGGCAGGAGGTGTTCCACCTGCATCTGCACCTGGTGGGGGGCAGACCCCTCGGCCCCATGCTGAGCCGGGCCGGGGGCTGA
- a CDS encoding DUF5050 domain-containing protein — MNRVGTRWALLMAALAWGVGACDDDEGPLEPETGSIRVSVATVGQDVDDDGYTVSVDGGSALQVDPNAGVLVINNVDAGSRSVLLGDVAANCTVGQTNPLAVTVVAGDTAEAAFTVNCTGLGGDVLVRTITTGDSIDADGYLVRLGTDSASIGANDSVTFSGVDEGDQFVTLEGLAANCVAAADSQSVSVTAGALATAEFQIACAAPVTDSGTVIVTTTTTGDSLDVDGYTVTIGSVVEPIGINDTLSLTGIPAGTSTVTLSGLAANCTAAADTASITLVGNDSATADFSVTCQLPQQTSGTVIVSTTTTGDSVDIDPDGYTITVGGVTDSIGVNDTVTFSPVTAGANLVQLAGLASNCTAAPADTTTITLVGNDTASVAFAVACTPPASVSQERIVFTTDRDGNDEVYIVQTDGTGLVNLSNDAAADGQAVWSPDSTRVAFRSERDGNGEIYVVNADGTGLVNLTNDPGDDSQPAWSSDGTRIAYRTDRDGNGEIYVMNADGTGNVNLTGDAGDDSWPTFSFDGTQIAFATDRDGNSEVYTMDVDGQNQTNLSNDAGKDTQPAWSPDGTQLAWVTDRDGNDEIYVGDADGSNAVNVTNDSGADSRPSWSPDGSALTFGTDRDGNGEIYWMNADGTGAVNLTNDPANDRDPSWGIMR; from the coding sequence ATGAACAGGGTGGGGACTCGATGGGCGCTGCTCATGGCAGCGCTCGCGTGGGGAGTCGGAGCGTGCGATGACGACGAGGGGCCACTCGAGCCGGAGACGGGCTCGATCCGCGTCAGCGTCGCGACGGTTGGACAGGACGTGGACGACGACGGCTACACCGTCTCCGTCGACGGCGGCAGCGCCCTCCAGGTGGATCCCAACGCGGGCGTCCTGGTGATCAACAACGTGGATGCGGGCTCACGCTCGGTCCTCCTGGGCGACGTCGCCGCGAACTGCACGGTCGGCCAGACCAATCCGCTGGCGGTCACGGTGGTGGCCGGGGATACCGCGGAAGCGGCCTTCACGGTCAACTGCACGGGCCTCGGTGGGGACGTCCTGGTGCGGACCATCACGACCGGGGACAGTATCGATGCGGACGGATACCTGGTCCGGCTCGGGACGGACAGTGCCTCGATCGGCGCCAACGATTCGGTGACCTTCAGCGGGGTCGACGAGGGCGATCAGTTCGTGACCCTCGAGGGTCTGGCGGCCAATTGCGTGGCAGCCGCGGATTCGCAGAGCGTGAGTGTGACTGCCGGCGCCCTGGCGACGGCGGAGTTCCAGATCGCCTGCGCGGCGCCCGTGACGGACAGCGGCACGGTGATCGTGACCACCACGACCACGGGCGACAGCCTGGACGTCGACGGCTACACCGTCACGATCGGGTCCGTGGTGGAGCCGATCGGGATCAACGACACGCTGTCGCTGACCGGCATTCCCGCCGGGACCAGCACGGTGACGCTGTCCGGCCTGGCCGCGAACTGCACGGCGGCCGCGGATACCGCGTCCATCACGCTGGTCGGCAACGACAGCGCGACGGCCGACTTCTCGGTCACGTGTCAGCTCCCGCAGCAGACGAGCGGGACGGTGATCGTCTCCACCACCACCACGGGTGATTCCGTGGACATCGATCCGGATGGCTACACCATCACGGTGGGTGGGGTGACGGACTCCATCGGAGTGAACGACACGGTGACCTTCTCTCCGGTGACGGCGGGTGCGAACCTCGTGCAGCTCGCGGGCCTGGCCAGCAACTGCACGGCCGCACCGGCGGACACCACCACCATCACTCTGGTGGGCAATGACACCGCTTCCGTAGCCTTCGCCGTGGCCTGCACACCGCCCGCGAGCGTCAGCCAGGAGCGGATCGTCTTCACCACCGACCGCGACGGCAACGACGAGGTCTACATCGTCCAGACGGACGGCACCGGTCTCGTGAATCTGAGCAACGACGCCGCGGCAGATGGACAGGCGGTGTGGTCGCCGGATTCGACCCGGGTGGCCTTCCGGTCCGAGCGCGACGGCAACGGCGAGATCTACGTCGTCAATGCCGATGGCACCGGGCTCGTGAACCTGACCAACGATCCCGGAGACGACTCGCAGCCCGCCTGGTCGTCGGACGGGACGCGCATCGCCTACCGTACCGATCGGGACGGCAACGGTGAGATCTACGTGATGAACGCGGACGGGACGGGCAACGTGAACCTCACCGGCGATGCGGGCGACGACTCCTGGCCCACGTTCTCCTTCGACGGGACGCAGATCGCGTTCGCGACGGATCGCGACGGGAACAGCGAGGTCTACACGATGGACGTGGATGGTCAGAACCAGACCAACCTGTCCAACGACGCCGGGAAGGACACGCAGCCGGCGTGGTCGCCCGACGGCACCCAGCTCGCCTGGGTGACGGACCGCGACGGCAACGACGAGATCTACGTCGGTGACGCGGACGGCTCGAACGCCGTCAATGTCACCAATGATTCCGGGGCCGACTCGCGGCCCAGCTGGTCGCCCGATGGCAGCGCGCTGACCTTCGGGACCGACCGGGACGGCAACGGGGAGATCTACTGGATGAATGCCGATGGCACGGGCGCGGTGAACCTGACGAACGATCCCGCGAACGACCGGGATCCGTCGTGGGGCATCATGCGCTAG